One genomic window of Candidatus Kuenenia stuttgartiensis includes the following:
- a CDS encoding VanZ family protein has protein sequence MSGIFVSIAGVYSLFFLVYRKKARNVSVYAAFFVISLACLVLLKYMCVNGAERFHLLFYGILSGILFWALRIDVQNKLIYVYTTILVCLVGAIDEFIQAILPMRCFDMRDIVMNWFSGGLGTLFIVFVLKPVWDTAKGGKGCCLKNPYT, from the coding sequence TTGAGCGGGATATTCGTAAGTATCGCGGGAGTGTATTCCCTTTTCTTTTTAGTTTACCGGAAAAAGGCAAGGAATGTTTCTGTTTATGCGGCATTTTTTGTGATATCTCTGGCATGCCTTGTTTTGTTGAAGTATATGTGTGTGAATGGTGCGGAGAGATTCCATCTGCTATTTTACGGGATTTTAAGCGGTATTCTGTTCTGGGCGTTAAGAATAGACGTTCAAAATAAATTAATCTATGTGTATACAACCATTTTGGTATGTTTGGTAGGCGCAATTGATGAGTTTATTCAGGCAATTTTGCCGATGAGATGCTTTGATATGAGGGATATAGTGATGAACTGGTTTTCCGGCGGATTGGGAACTCTCTTTATTGTGTTTGTATTAAAGCCAGTTTGGGATACTGCAAAGGGGGGAAAGGGGTGTTGTCTTAAAAATCCTTATACGTAG